The sequence below is a genomic window from Rhizobium sp. NXC14.
GAAGACAAGGTCAGACTTCGTGTCGTCGAATGGCGTTCAGCGGATTCCCGCTATGCCAGCTGGGAAGCTCTCGATGGCGTCTATACCATCGACGATACTGGTGATTTGTCGATCCCGATCGCTGGCCATGTACAGGCGTCTGGAAAAACATCCGAAGAACTCGCCGATGCCATCGCCAGCGCGCTCGCCGAAAAGGCGGAACTTCCTGGCAAGCCATACATCGCCGTGGAGGTTGCCGAGCATGCTCCGATATTTGTGACCGGCACCGTTCAAATTCCGGGACGCTACCCTTTTGAACCGCGGATGACGGTCATGAAGGCCATCAGCATCGCTGGCGGCTTTCTGCGGGAACGCGAGGACAATACTTATTTCGAACGCGACCGGATTCAGGCAGCCGGGGCCTTTCGGACCGCCGTCCTCAACCGGCGGGATCTCCTGATGCGGCAGGCCCGGCTGCGGGCGGAAATCGCCGGTGCGCAGAGTTTCGAGATTCCTGCCGAACTCGTGGGAACGCCCGACGTCGACAATCTGAAGGCACAGGAATTGAACCTGATGCGGCTGCGTCGCGTCGATATCGATAGCCAGATCGAAGCGGCGAATGACCTCGCCCGCCTCTATGGTCAGCAGGTCGAGTCGCTCGAGGCCAAGATCAGTTCGCAAAAGCGGCAGATTGACCTTGCCCAAAAGGAACTGGACAACGTCAACAGCCTGGTGAGCAAGGGGTTGGTCAGCAATTCTCGCCAGGTGTCTGTCGACCGCTGGGTTGCGGATGCCCAAGGTACCCTGATTGATCTCGAAGTTGCGCTGACCACGGCTCGGCAGGGCCTCAGTGAGGCCGACCGTTCCAAGATCAATATCGTCAATAGGCAGAACAGCGAAAACCAGGAGTTGCTGAATCAGGTCAACCTCGCGATCGGCAGAGCGGCGATCGATATCCAGGTGGCGCAGCTTCTTGGCGAGCAGGCCGGCTACGACGCTCAACTTGCTCAGATGAACACGGAGGCGCCGGGTATTGGCAGAGCGCAGAAGAACTACAGGATTGTGCGTCGCAATAGCGATGGAACCTCCAGCAACATCGTTGCCGACGAGCAAACCGCATTGCTGCCGCATGATCTTGTCGAGATCGGTTTGGACACCAATCTTCAGGCGCCGACTTCGCCTATACGGCCCCTACCCCAGGCCCAGAGCTCGACACTCCCGTCGTCTGATGTGGCCGGCGATGATCGAGCGGGTCACGGTTGGATATCCCAGACGGGCTCGAATTAGGAGGCGCGATGATGATCAGCGACGACAGCTGGCGGCTATCGCCTCGCATGGGATTTGACGCATGTCGATAGAGCCACTCGGTTTCATCGTTCTCCTGCTTGGCCTCCTCGCCATCGTCAATGGCGCTCGTTTTGCAGTGACGACCCTCTGCCTGTTGACGCTGCTGGGAGCCGCGGCGGCTCTGCAATTGCCGGCGCTCGGCGGCAGCAGTATCCAGCCAAGCCATCTTCTGCTCCTGTTTATCGTCGCCGCCACCTTGTTGCGTCCAGTCCAGACCCAAGCGGCGCTGGCGAGCATCGCTTATCCGGGGCCTGGCTTCTGGTTTGCCGCCTATATCCTGTTTTCCGTCCTGTCGTCTTTCTTCCTGCCGCGCATTTTTGCGGGCGCGACCCTCGTCTACTCCTCTGCGAGAGATGCGACCGGCATGATGTCGACGGTGGCCGCCCCCTTGTCGCCAGGCTCATCCAACCTTAGCCAATCTGTCTATCTGCTCGGCGATCTCGCCTGCTTTGCCATGGTCTCGGGGCTTGCGAGGCTCGGATATGCACGCTTCATCGCACAACAGTTGATCGTCGCGTCAATCGCATGTTTTGCTTTTGCCTTGCTCGACATCGGAACGTTTTTGACCGGACAGTCCTACCTGCTAGATGTGATTAGAAACGCGAATTATACCATGCACACGGCCGAGACGATCAGCGGTTTCAAACGCATCGTCGGCGCCTTTCCCGAAGCGAGCATATACGGGACGGTCGCACTGGCCTACTTTTCATTCACTCTTCTGCTCTGGCTGGAGCGTGTCCGAAGCCGCATGGCCGGCATGGCAACGCTTTTCATCGGCCCCACGATCCTGCTCTGCACGTCGACAACCGCCTATATCGCCGGGCTCTTCGTTGTCTGCATGCTCGTGCTTTTCTGCTTCAAACGTATGATTGCCGGGTCGGCTAAGAGCTCGCATATGACTTTCCTGGCGATAACCCTCTTCCTAATCCCTTGCGCCATCGTAGCCCTCAGCCTTGTCCCCGATGCGTGGGATTCGATCACGAGCCTCGTCAACACCACCCTATCGGACAAACTCCAATCGCAATCCGGCGAGGAGCGTACCGCTTGGAACACGCTGGCTTTGATCGCATTCGTCGATACTGCAACCTTCGGCGCCGGGCTCGGGACTGTTCGAGCGTCAAGTTTCATCGCCGCATTGCTGTCCAACGTCGGATTGACCGGCACGCTTCTCTTCGCCGCCTTCCTGTACAGCCTCGTCAGAGCCCCCAGCCGGCAGGTCTCGGGCGATCGGGAGACACATGCGATCGGAAACGCCGCTATTATGGCAACGATCTCACAGATCGTCTCTGCGGCGATTTCAGGAAGCGGCACCGATCTTGGCCTGCTGTTCAGCACCACAGCGGGTTTGGCTGCCGGTTGCCTGGCCGCTCCCTATGTCTCGCAGCATCGAGTGACCCGATCTGTCGCAAATCGGCATCGACCGGAGGCATCGGCATCTCTGAGGAGAGCGCCGGTGTTTGCAGCGTGATGACCCCAGCCGCGAATTTCGTTCAAGGCCAAAAGCCGCTGCATCCGTCAGGAAATACCGGCGTTGGAATGCGGGAGGAACGCGGTTCCGCACCACGGTCCTCGGAAGGACGCGTGGCCGGTCGTGTTTCAACATCAGCCCTGCTGGCGCTCGCTGGTGGGTGCTATGCTATCGGCGGCGGAATTGCTTTGCCGCAGCCTGGCGCTACGCCGCGCAAAACCCGACAGGAAGACGCCGGCGAGATAGCCGATCTCCATGAGCACGAGGAGAGCGAGGCCGGAAGCGATCGCTGCGATCAGCGAGGAGCCGTCGGCGAATGCCAGGCTGCCGAAGCCGATAGCCACAAGAATTGCGAAAATCGCGAAGGCCCAAGCGCGGATCGAAGCGCCGGCGGCTATCGAAATCACGGCCGCCACCAGGGTGGTGATCAGCATGGCCATCTTCCATCCCTCTGCATTTCGACAAGGACCCTGGCACCAATCGTCCTGCCACGGTTCAAGATATCGAAGCACAGTCCTGTAATAGGCACGGCTTTCTCCATGACGAGCGTCTCAACAATGGAACACACAACCGGAGGCGGGACGCTGTTTCAGCAAACGAGCGGTCCTGCGATCCGCAATATATACCCGACCGGACTGTCATACGACAGGTCAGCCGGGTCAATCAACAACTGCTCCCTCAACCCTGAAGAGAGCAGCCATTCAGTCGCATTCAAGACAACCGGAAGGGTGATGACATGAACAATCAGTGCGTTGTCTACGTCACGGATGTGGAATATTCATTTCCGACTATCCTTTCCGCGCTTCAGGCTCGCAAATTCGCAAGTTCCGCAACCGACGTTTGCGTGCTTATGTCTGAACGTCTCGACAATTTCGGCGAGTTGAAGGCCCTGCTCGCCGCGAGCGGCGTCGAATTGGCAGATGCGACCGACGCACTGCAGGATTCGCTCGGCAAGCTTGACAGTTCGCATTTTCAGGGGCGCATCAGCGTCAGCACGATGGCCAAACTAGTCCTTTGCGAGATCCTGCCCACCCATTACAGCCAGATCATCTATCTCGATGGCGATACCCAGATCGTCAGCGATCTCGGCAAACTCGAAAACGCCAACGTGCCTGAAGGCCGGTTTTTCGCGGCCCGCGATTACACGGCAATCCAGGACTTCCTCAACACTGGGAAGGACAACCACTACTTCAATGCAGGGGTCCTGAAATTCCATCGCAACGGCTGGATCGGACAGGAGGCGCTTGAGCTTTTTGCCAGAAATCCCGAGGCTTGCGAGGGCAAACATGATCAGGGCGCATTAAATTATGTTTGCGGTTCGTCGCTCATCCTCGTGTCCAACCGCTGGAACTTTCCCAAGCAGTTTCTGCATCTGGTGAACATGTCGTCACTGGCGATCGTCCACTATATGGCGCATCCAAAGCCATGGCATGGGACCTTCTTTCCATGGACAGATCGTGAAAGCCAAGTCTATGCCGATCTGCGCAGAGCGCATCCGATTTACAGCGCGCTCTATCGCGGAATAAGCCTCGATCGGAAGATACTCTATAAATATCGGTCGATACGGGCACGCCTCGAACACGCAATCGAAAGGAACGGCGCCCACCCGCGGGTTCAGAACCTGCTGGTTGGCGACTACGCAGTATGATGACGCATACTGGTCCGACCCAACAAATAAAGATCCGCATATAGAGCTCAGGATTGAAAATGAGTTATCGGGCTTCCGTCGCCAGTATCTCGCATTACGCAAAAGCCCGCCTGCGCCGGTCACTCAAGGCTCGGCAAGTTCGCTATGACGTGCTGCGCAGTGGGCTCATACAGGCCCGCCACGTCGTCATCTGCGTCATCCGTGACGAGGGCCATCGGCTGGCATTCTTCCTGCAATATTATCGCGATCTCGGTTTCGAGCACTTCATCTGCATCGACAACGGCTCGGCGGATGGAACGGCAGAATTGCTGTCCGGTTTCGACGATGTCTCGCTTCTCTCGGCTCATGGCTCCTACAAGGCGGCAAGGTTCGGAAACGACTGGATCAATGAGGTCATCAACCGGCACTGTCAGGAGAAATGGGTTCTTTATGTCGATGCAGACGAGTTCCTGGTCTACCCGCATTGCGACACTCGGCCAATCGATCAGCTGACCGCCTATATCGAATCCACCGGCGGTCATTCCCTCCGCTCGGTCATGATCGACATGTACAGCGAGCGTCCCGTTCTCGAAAACATATGTGAACCCGGCCGCAACCCGCTCGAAGTCTGCAATCTATTCGACCGGTCCGGCTACGTCGCACATTTCGACGACCGCAACAGGACAACGTGGATCAAAGGGGGCGTCCGCGGACGCATCTATTTTCGCGATCGGCTCTGGGACGGGCCGGCGCTGAACAAGATCCCGCTCGTATATGTGACAGGTGAACGGCTGTTTCTCAAATCATCACACCAGGTCTGGCCGCTCTCCCTGAATCTGGGCGACATGCGCGGCGCGATTTGCGTATCCGGCGCGCTTCTCCACTTCAAATTCCTATCGACCTTCGTGCACAAGGTTGCCGATGCCGAGCATGTTTCTCAGCATACGGAAGAATACACTGTTTACTCCGCTGATAAGGGGATGGGCGGCTTCGTCTGTGACGATACAGGCACTTACGCAAGCTGGAGGGACTTGTCCGATCATGGGCTCATTCAAGGCGAAGGCTGGAAATATTGGAAGAATGTCTCCGGGGACGAAATCGAAACAGTCCAGCAGAACATGCCTGGTTCAGCGCAGCGACACCCGCAGAGAAGGCATGAAAATCGCTACGACCCTGCCTCCCTTGGATCGGCATCTTGACCGAACCTGGTAGCCGCCAATACGAAGCTTAGGGGGCAAATCTAAATCGAACGGCTCGACTGAAGCGTCACACGGTATGACTGCTTGAGGCATCATTCGATGGCATAAGCCCAGCATCAGCATTAAGCAGTCAGAGCCGCTGTGACGGCAAATCGCGATGATCTCTTCGCTGGTCGGCTTCGGTTTGCGGGCTCTCCGATGGGGACCGGAAGCCTATTTCAAAACCGCGCCGGCCAACTCCCGTCTTGAACCGCGCTGCAGGTACAGGTTCTCAAGCCAGGTCACCTGTTTCCTCAACCCCAACGCAGGCTTTTCGATGAATCGCCACGAGAAGGCGGCAAAACAAGTGACAATGAGGCTGCAGACGATCCCATTCAGCCACCAGTTATGCGCCCACGGTCCGAGCGCGACGAAGGCCTGCTGGATGGGATAGCCATATAGGAATACGCCATAGGAATAGTCGGCCCCCTGAAGCACTCCGAGCTTGCGGGGCGAGGTGAGGCCGAGAAAGACCGTTACATATCCAATAGCCGGAATGGCAACGAAGTCCCCAAAAGAGCTGAACCAGTAAGCCCACAATATGACGGCAACGGAAGCGATGAAGATGCGGACATCCCACAGAATCTTGTCCTTGTAGAGATAAATCGTCACGCCCACGAGGAAGGCGCCGATCAGCAGATTCCCCGACGCGGTGGTCGGCATGGATGCCCAGTTGCTCTCGTGCTTCCAATATCTCGCAAGCCCAAACCCCACGATCAACGCCGTCGTTGCCACCAGCGCCATTGCACGCCGCTTGACCACGCCGAGCAGAAAAAGCACGGCGATCGCGACGTAACATTCAAGTTCGAAAGGCACGGTCCAGAGCTGGCCATTTACCATCGCGGCGTCCGGATTGTTCAGGAACACCCCCGGAAGATTGAAGTGAATGTGTCCGGTGACATTCAGCAGATATGCAAAAAACTGGGGGTCGGTGAAGTAGTTACTGAGGTCATACTCGGTATAGATCGCTCCAAGTATAAAAGCAGCCAGCAACACTTCCACTGCGAGGGCGGGGTAAATCCGGATAAATCGATTGCCAAGAAAGGAGATCAACGTCTTCGACCGCGCGAGACTGCCGGCGACCAGGAACCCGCTCAAGGCGAAGAACATGGGCAGTACCGACTTGATAAAGGGCCGCAGGGGCGTTTCCCACAAAAACAGATCATCGCCATAGGTGACACGAGCCGTATGTATCCAAAGCACCGAAAAGGCCAACAGCAATCGCATGTAATCGAATCCTGTCGGCCGCCCCTTCGCCAGGTCAAGCTTTTCACCGAGAACCATCAATGCCCCCTTCAGAAGTTTTGACGCAATCGCAAGCATCATTGCCGGCTCGGGGACACGTGTCAGTGACCGCAGCTACATCATGAAAAATTTGAAGCGACTGCTTGTCTTCGGGACGAACACCTGACCATCGGTCCAACGCTCTGTGCTGCCGGAGGCGCCGTTCGATGGTCGGAGACGAATGCGGGCTATTGCGCAGCGAATTGGATGAGGAGACGATGAAATTACTGGCCGCTCTGTTCTGTATCGTTCTCGCCTTTATTGGATTGGGCCTGACGGGAGGCGGCGCCTTGCTGCTCAGCCTCGGCGGCTCGCCCTATTACGCAATCACAGGACTTGCCTACCTCGTTGCGGCAGTTCTGCTGTGGCGCCGGAAGCCTCTCGGCGCATTGATTGTCCTGCTTGTCGCCGTTTTCACTCTTCCCTGGGCTATATGGGAATCGGGCACCAATTTCTGGGCACTCTTCGCACGCTTGATGTCCCCCATCGCACTGGCGGGATTTGCGTTGCTCTTTGCACCAGCGCGCTTGCCCACCGTCGACCGAAAGCTCTTCCACGGCGGCGCCCTGCTTGCCGCCATTCTGTTTGCTGCAGGATTCGGTCTTGCCTTCATCCCGCATGAGGTGATCCGCCCTTCTGCAGACACCCCGGCTTACAAGACCGCCAAGGGCGACAACTCCCCTTCCGACTGGACATCCTATGGCCGCAGCACGGCGGGAGATCGTTATTCCCCGTTCGACCAGATCAACCGCAGCAATGTTGCCCAGCTTGACCTTGCCTGGACATATCGAACCGGAAGGGGCGACGGCGTCGATCAGAATA
It includes:
- a CDS encoding polysaccharide biosynthesis/export family protein, which translates into the protein MQSTFLADRVVSALALLVFCCMTGWSVARAQTFTLVAEDKVRLRVVEWRSADSRYASWEALDGVYTIDDTGDLSIPIAGHVQASGKTSEELADAIASALAEKAELPGKPYIAVEVAEHAPIFVTGTVQIPGRYPFEPRMTVMKAISIAGGFLREREDNTYFERDRIQAAGAFRTAVLNRRDLLMRQARLRAEIAGAQSFEIPAELVGTPDVDNLKAQELNLMRLRRVDIDSQIEAANDLARLYGQQVESLEAKISSQKRQIDLAQKELDNVNSLVSKGLVSNSRQVSVDRWVADAQGTLIDLEVALTTARQGLSEADRSKINIVNRQNSENQELLNQVNLAIGRAAIDIQVAQLLGEQAGYDAQLAQMNTEAPGIGRAQKNYRIVRRNSDGTSSNIVADEQTALLPHDLVEIGLDTNLQAPTSPIRPLPQAQSSTLPSSDVAGDDRAGHGWISQTGSN
- a CDS encoding glycosyltransferase — encoded protein: MNNQCVVYVTDVEYSFPTILSALQARKFASSATDVCVLMSERLDNFGELKALLAASGVELADATDALQDSLGKLDSSHFQGRISVSTMAKLVLCEILPTHYSQIIYLDGDTQIVSDLGKLENANVPEGRFFAARDYTAIQDFLNTGKDNHYFNAGVLKFHRNGWIGQEALELFARNPEACEGKHDQGALNYVCGSSLILVSNRWNFPKQFLHLVNMSSLAIVHYMAHPKPWHGTFFPWTDRESQVYADLRRAHPIYSALYRGISLDRKILYKYRSIRARLEHAIERNGAHPRVQNLLVGDYAV
- a CDS encoding glycosyltransferase family 2 protein; its protein translation is MSYRASVASISHYAKARLRRSLKARQVRYDVLRSGLIQARHVVICVIRDEGHRLAFFLQYYRDLGFEHFICIDNGSADGTAELLSGFDDVSLLSAHGSYKAARFGNDWINEVINRHCQEKWVLYVDADEFLVYPHCDTRPIDQLTAYIESTGGHSLRSVMIDMYSERPVLENICEPGRNPLEVCNLFDRSGYVAHFDDRNRTTWIKGGVRGRIYFRDRLWDGPALNKIPLVYVTGERLFLKSSHQVWPLSLNLGDMRGAICVSGALLHFKFLSTFVHKVADAEHVSQHTEEYTVYSADKGMGGFVCDDTGTYASWRDLSDHGLIQGEGWKYWKNVSGDEIETVQQNMPGSAQRHPQRRHENRYDPASLGSAS
- a CDS encoding acyltransferase, yielding MVLGEKLDLAKGRPTGFDYMRLLLAFSVLWIHTARVTYGDDLFLWETPLRPFIKSVLPMFFALSGFLVAGSLARSKTLISFLGNRFIRIYPALAVEVLLAAFILGAIYTEYDLSNYFTDPQFFAYLLNVTGHIHFNLPGVFLNNPDAAMVNGQLWTVPFELECYVAIAVLFLLGVVKRRAMALVATTALIVGFGLARYWKHESNWASMPTTASGNLLIGAFLVGVTIYLYKDKILWDVRIFIASVAVILWAYWFSSFGDFVAIPAIGYVTVFLGLTSPRKLGVLQGADYSYGVFLYGYPIQQAFVALGPWAHNWWLNGIVCSLIVTCFAAFSWRFIEKPALGLRKQVTWLENLYLQRGSRRELAGAVLK